In Hevea brasiliensis isolate MT/VB/25A 57/8 chromosome 13, ASM3005281v1, whole genome shotgun sequence, a single genomic region encodes these proteins:
- the LOC131171898 gene encoding protein NUCLEAR FUSION DEFECTIVE 4-like: MVTLKAGTRPPWVGLGAAVWLQIASGNSYNFALYSHSLKSVLGFNQQQLTMLGVANDIGGNVGLLPGIACNKFPPWSILLIGAFACFFGYGVLWLALSRTVQSMPYWLLWLALCVATNSCPWLGTAVLVTNMRNFPRSRGTVAGILKGYVGISAAVFSAIYSMLLHSSSSKLLMFLALGIPVLCFLMMYFVRACTPASGEDSSEHAHFLFTQAALIILGFYILITMILDHMLHLSPPICYTFLIIMFVLLMAPLAIPIKMTLYRTRTSKLGMLETSVGSSDNLIQGEANADKTEPLLKSSSSAHILGSFRESDETSEVAMLLAEGEGAVKKKRRPKRGEDFKFSEAVIKADFWLLFFVYFVGVGSGETVLNNLAQIGIAQGVNDTTTLLSLFSFCNFVGRLGGGTVSEHFVRSKTIPRTIWLTCTQVIMIITCLLFASAIDGTLYAATASLGICYGVQFSIMIPTVSELFGLKHFSIFYNFMSLGNPIGAFLFSYLLAGYVYDNEAEKQHGLNLLFGSSITCIGPQCFRLTFLVLAGVCGVGSLLSLVLTKRIWPVYEMLYAGGSFRLPQTSTH, encoded by the exons ATGGTGACCCTGAAAGCAGGGACCAGACCACCATGGGTAGGACTTGGAGCGGCTGTCTGGTTGCAAATAGCGTCAGGGAATTCCTACAATTTCGCTCTCTATTCCCATTCCTTGAAATCTGTCCTTGGTTTTAACCAGCAGCAGCTTACCATGCTTGGGGTTGCTAATGATATTGGTGGGAATGTTGGACTCCTCCCTGGTATTGCCTGCAACAAGTTCCCTCCTTGGTCCATTCTCTTGATCGGTGCTTTTGCTTGTTTCTTTGGTTATGGTGTTCTCTGGCTCGCTCTTAGCCGCACTGTTCAGTCTATGCCTTATTGGTTG CTATGGCTTGCGCTATGTGTTGCTACTAATAGCTGTCCTTGGTTGGGCACTGCTGTGCTTGTGACCAACATGAGAAACTTCCCTCGTAGCCGAGGCACAGTTGCTGGTATTCTCAAAGGTTACGTGGGAATCAGTGCTGCagtattttctgcaatttacagtATGCTACTTCATAGTTCCTCTTCTAAGCTTCTGATGTTCCTTGCACTTGGAATTCCTGTTCTTTGTTTCCTAATGATGTATTTTGTAAGGGCTTGTACTCCAGCTTCTGGTGAGGACTCTTCAGAGCATGCCCATTTTCTTTTTACCCAAGCAGCtcttattatactcggcttttaTATTCTAATAACCATGATATTGGACCACATGCTTCATTTAAGTCCCCCAATATGTTATACTTTTCTCATCATAATGTTTGTCCTTCTCATGGCTCCACTTGCAATACCCATAAAGATGACATTGTATCGCACTAGAACCAGCAAATTAGGGATGCTTGAAACATCAGTTGGGTCATCAGACAATCTGATACAGGGAGAAGCCAATGCAGACAAAACTGAACCATTACTCAAGTCATCCTCATCAGCACATATCCTTGGAAGCTTTCGCGAAAGCGATGAGACATCTGAAGTGGCTATGCTTCTAGCTGAGGGTGAGGGGGCAGTAAAAAAGAAGAGGAGGCCCAAAAGGGGGGAGGATTTCAAATTTAGCGAAGCTGTAATCAAAGCTGATTTCTGGCTTCTTTTTTTTGTTTACTTTGTTGGGGTTGGTTCTGGGGAAACTGTGCTTAATAATCTGGCGCAGATTGGTATTGCACAAGGTGTGAATGATACCACAACCTTGTTGTCTCTCTTCAGCTTTTGCAATTTTGTGGGACGACTTGGTGGTGGTACTGTTTCTGAACATTTTGTCAg GTCAAAAACAATTCCACGTACAATATGGCTGACATGCACTCAAGTAATAATGATCATAACGTGTCTGCTTTTTGCTTCTGCCATTGATGGTACTCTCTATGCTGCAACTGCATCGCTTGGGATTTGCTATGGGGTTCAGTTCTCTATCATGATTCCAACAGTCTCTGAACTTTTTGGCTTGAAGCACTTCagtatattttataatttcatgTCACTGGGGAATCCAATTGGTGCATTCCTTTTCTCATATCTCCTTGCAGGATATGTATATGATAATGAGGCAGAAAAGCAGCATGGACTGAATCTTTTGTTTGGCTCAAGCATCACCTGCATAGGTCCACAGTGCTTCAGACTCACCTTCCTGGTTCTGGCTGGTGTCTGTGGGGTGGGATCCCTCTTGAGCCTTGTTTTAACTAAGAGAATATGGCCTGTTTATGAGATGCTTTATGCTGGGGGTTCCTTCAGACTGCCTCAAACCTCAACTCATTAA
- the LOC110671521 gene encoding uncharacterized protein LOC110671521: MAQSRLAMDWFSWLSRSGLEPSLVYEYGLAFARNELQEVDLIYFNHEFLQSMGISIAKHRLEILKLARKEAGAGTTGLSKFIFAINKTKKNLKKCITKLVFHEDSVFKAVPEPPPPYQEQWRGALTRKYKSDKELQFEKPPVIRTKRQAKSGPLDGRVPGNLMLNHRNLKLSGPLDGRVPENLMPMPNNKSLKLSGPLDGKVHDRLVCAYRSPNPKLYGTSDGIVKQRLMAGGRSPIIPRPSDGSKLGRVTNDDFDDQSLWAHLFQDMKPT, from the coding sequence ATGGCACAGTCAAGACTAGCCATGGATTGGTTCTCTTGGTTATCAAGAAGTGGCCTTGAGCCCTCACTGGTCTACGAGTATGGCCTTGCGTTTGCCAGAAATGAGCTTCAAGAAGTGGATTTAATCTACTTCAATCATGAGTTTCTGCAAAGTATGGGCATTTCAATAGCTAAACACAGGCTGGAAATACTCAAGCTTGCTAGGAAAGAAGCTGGAGCTGGCACAACTGGTCTTTCCAAATTCATTTTTGCAATCAACAAAACCAAAAAGAACCTTAAGAAATGTATTACCAAGTTGGTTTTCCATGAGGATTCAGTGTTTAAAGCCGTGCCAGAGCCGCCGCCTCCATATCAAGAGCAATGGAGAGGAGCTTTGACAAGAAAGTACAAGAGTGACAAGGAGCTCCAGTTTGAGAAGCCTCCGGTAATCAGGACCAAGAGGCAAGCAAAATCAGGTCCTTTGGATGGAAGAGTACCAGGGAATTTGATGCTAAACCATAGAAACCTCAAGCTATCAGGGCCTTTGGATGGAAGGGTGCCGGAGAATTTGATGCCTATGCCCAACAACAAAAGCTTAAAACTATCTGGGCCTTTGGATGGCAAAGTGCACGACAGGTTGGTGTGTGCTTATAGGAGCCCAAACCCAAAGTTATATGGGACATCAGATGGAATTGTGAAACAGAGGTTGATGGCTGGAGGTAGAAGCCCAATCATACCTAGGCCGTCGGATGGTAGCAAGCTGGGCAGAGTGACAAACGATGATTTTGATGATCAGTCACTATGGGCTCACCTTTTTCAGGATATGAAACCCACTTGA